Proteins encoded by one window of Glycine soja cultivar W05 chromosome 15, ASM419377v2, whole genome shotgun sequence:
- the LOC114385986 gene encoding serine/threonine-protein phosphatase 7 long form homolog produces MKLAQLKVNGALVNAFIERWRPETHTFHLKCGEATITLQDVSVLLGISVDGRPDAVDGNSLLLSWLTSQFANIHDFTGNQKGLESFACAWILRFIGGVMFVDKSSRRMPKTVPMRYLQFLRDLRECSTYAWGAALLGNLYREMCIATDYNAKSIGDFTLLIQLWAWERCPMLAPSYIPPQQQNAPLAYRWLRGELHHIGNDNLLEFRHKLDVMKRDEFVWVPYSGHVEMNLSQPDRVMRQFGMQQPIPDPVMQPNNIHDLTLNGKEGRNWMRLMQPALNE; encoded by the exons ATGAAATTGGCGCAATTGAAAGTAAATGGAGCATTAGTTAATGCTTTTATTGAAAGGTGGAGGCCAGAAACACATACATTTCATTTGAAGTGTGGCGAGGCAACTATTACACTTCAAGATGTTTCTGTGCTACTTGGTATTTCTGTGGATGGAAGACCTGATGCAGTTGATGGGAACTCACTTTTATTGAGTTGGCTGACTTCTCAATTTGCAAATATTCATGATTTTACAGGCAACCAAAAAGGGCTTGAAAGCTTTGCTTGTGCTTGGATCTTAAGATTCATAGGAGGCGTGATGtttgttgacaaaagcagcAGAAGGATGCCAAAAACGGTGCCAATGAGATATTTGCAATTTTTGAGAGACCTTAGAGAGTGCAGCACttatgcatggggagctgctCTTTTGGGTAACCtttatagagagatgtgcatcGCAACAGACTATAATGCTAAATCAATAGGCGATTTCACTCTCTTGATTCAATtatgggcatgggaacgatgccCAATGTTAGCCCCGTCGTAtattcctccacaacaacaaaacgCACCACTTGCCTACAG ATGGTTGAGAGGTGAATTGCATCACATAGGCAATGACAATTTACTTGAGTTTCGTCATAAATTAGATGTCATGAAACGCGACGAG TTTGTTTGGGTCCCTTATTCTGGACATGTGGAAATGAATTTGAGTCAA CCGGATAGAGTCATGCGACAgtttggaatgcaacaacctattccgGACCCAGTAATGCAACCCAACAACATACATGACTTGACATTAAAtggaaaagaaggaagaaattgGATGCGACTAATGCAACCCGCGCTTAATGAATGA
- the LOC114385987 gene encoding endo-1,3;1,4-beta-D-glucanase-like, with translation MSRPECYSNPPVLNPNARVGHVEKLAGLNSYLSGSPNSNAILLISDIYGYEAPNLRNIVDKVAAAGYYVVVPDFLHGDPYNPKNASRSIPVWLKDHGTDKGFEVAKSIIEALKSKGMMAIGAITFFGEWGDKS, from the exons ATGTCACGACCTGAGTGTTACTCAAACCCACCAGTTTTGAACCCGAATGCAAGAGTTGGTCACGTTGAAAAACTCGCTGGTCTCAATTCCTATCTTTCTGGTTCCCCTAATTCCAATGCCATTCTTCTCATCTCCGACATTTATG GATATGAAGCACCAAATTTGAG GAATATTGTAGACAAGGTTGCAGCTGCTGGTTATTATGTGGTTGTTCCTGACTTCTTACATGGTGATCCCTATAATCCTAAGAATGCTAGCAGGTCCATCCCTGTTTGGTTAAAAGATCATGGCACA GACAAAGGATTTGAAGTTGCAAAATCCATAATTGaagctttgaaaagtaaaggtatGATGGCTATTGGGGCTATCACCTTTTTTGGTGAATGGGGTGACAAGAGCTAG
- the LOC114387325 gene encoding uncharacterized protein LOC114387325, which translates to MDWFSWLSRTSLEPSLIYEYGLAFARNELQLEDAIYFNHEFLQSMGVSIAKHRLEILKLAKKEDGGVVVRSSIKFSIKKCLRKCFSKLVSREDHHEAMIMLKDMPPEPNWYQGKWRRARHNGNNEELKGENNNNNKGVQRNRTIALSGPLDGNGRIIHEKMVNNNKVMKLSGPLDGKMNGGNNERVNVYANANRSPLMGATTPTRALDGRFMGSTKSPRLSGPLDARPTIVNSRSPRLPRPLDDRADSPMGYSPYNIKVRADAADYDDDYAMWPTLFEDLKPT; encoded by the coding sequence ATGGACTGGTTCTCCTGGCTATCCAGGACCAGCCTAGAGCCGTCCCTCATCTACGAATACGGCCTTGCCTTCGCGCGTAACGAGCTCCAGCTGGAGGATGCCATCTACTTCAACCACGAGTTTCTCCAGAGCATGGGCGTTTCCATAGCCAAACACAGGTTGGAAATCCTCAAGCTTGCGAAGAAAGAAGACGGCGGGGTGGTGGTGAGGAGCAGCATCAAGTTTTCCATCAAGAAGTGCCTGAGGAAGTGCTTCAGCAAGTTGGTTTCGCGCGAAGACCACCACGAAGCGATGATCATGTTGAAGGACATGCCGCCTGAGCCAAACTGGTACCAAGGGAAGTGGAGGAGGGCAAGGCACAATGGGAACAATGAGGAGCTCAAAGGAGagaataataacaacaacaaggGAGTTCAAAGAAACAGAACCATTGCCTTATCAGGGCCTTTGGATGGGAATGGAAGAATAATTCATGAGAAGATGGTGAACAACAACAAGGTGATGAAACTATCTGGTCCTCTTGATGGGAAAATGAATGGTGGTAACAATGAGAGAGTGAATGTGTATGCAAATGCAAATAGAAGCCCATTGATGGGTGCTACTACTCCTACTAGGGCTCTTGATGGAAGGTTCATGGGCTCAACAAAGAGCCCTAGGCTTTCTGGGCCACTTGATGCAAGACCAACAATTGTTAATAGTAGAAGTCCAAGGTTACCTAGGCCTTTAGATGATAGGGCTGACAGCCCAATGGGTTATAGTCCCTACAATATTAAGGTCAGAGCTGATGCTGCtgattatgatgatgattatgCAATGTGGCCTACATTGTTTGAGGATCTTAAACCAACTTag
- the LOC114388282 gene encoding protein NUCLEAR FUSION DEFECTIVE 4-like: MLRVKGGSRPPWVGLGAAVWVQIASGNTFTFPLYSHSLKSVLGFDQRHVTLLGVAIDIGENLGLLPGVACNKLPPWLLLVVGSLAAFLGYGLLFLAISKTLHSLPYLLLWFALVVAANSSAWLTTAVLVTNMRNFPASRGSVAGILKGYGGLSAAVFTEIYSIVLHNSSSKFLLFLAVGIPVVCFSMMFLVRPCTPATGDDPVEPYHFLFVQGSSVVLGVYLLATTIVGNIIPFSGELSYALVAVMILLLIAPLAVPLKMTLFPRHGSKSDSPEQQVASSEGKDENAEPLLASSSAGALGSFDDQDDSSEVAELLALGEGAVKQKKRRRPKRGEDFKFTEAIVKADFWLLFFVYFVGVGTGVTVLNNLAQIGIAQGEEDTTTLLSIFSFCNFVGRLSGGVVSEHFVRTKTIPRTVWMTCTQTVMLIAYLLFAYAINGTLYPAIAFLGVCYGVQVSVMLPTVSELFGLKHFGVLSSFMSLGNPIGAFLFSALLAGNIYDNEAAKQHGIGLLLDSGVSCIGPNCFKLTFFILAGVCIAGIVFSVILTLRIKPVYQMLYAGGSFRLPQTSSNQRK, from the exons ATGTTGAGAGTGAAGGGAGGGAGCAGGCCGCCGTGGGTTGGGCTCGGCGCCGCCGTGTGGGTCCAGATCGCGTCGGGGAACACCTTCACCTTCCCCCTCTACTCCCACTCCTTGAAGTCAGTTCTCGGCTTCGACCAGCGCCATGTCACGCTCCTCGGTGTCGCCATCGACATCGGCGAAAACCTCGGCCTCCTCCCCGGCGTCGCCTGCAACAAGTTGCCCCCTTGGCTCCTCCTCGTCGTCGGCTCCCTCGCCGCCTTCCTCGGCTACGGCCTCCTCTTCCTCGCCATCTCCAAAACTCTTCACTCACTCCCTTACTTACTG CTATGGTTTGCTCTGGTTGTTGCCGCTAACAGTAGTGCGTGGTTAACCACTGCTGTTCTCGTGACCAACATGAGAAACTTCCCTGCTAGCAGAGGCTCTGTTGCGGGGATTCTTAAAGGTTATGGGGGGCTTAGTGCTGCGGTTTTTACTGAGATTTACAGCATTGTGCTTCATAATTCTTCTTCCAAGTTCCTGTTGTTTCTTGCTGTTGGTATTCCTGTTGTTTGCTTCAGCATGATGTTTCTTGTTAGGCCTTGTACTCCTGCCACAGGTGATGACCCTGTAGAGCCTTACCATTTTCTGTTTGTCCAAGGTTCCAGTGTGGTTTTGGGTGTGTACCTTCTTGCAACTACAATAGTGGGTAATATTATTCCGTTTAGTGGTGAGCTTTCATATGCTTTGGTGGCTGTGATGATTCTGCTTCTCATTGCTCCACTTGCTGTCCCTTTGAAGATGACATTGTTTCCTAGGCATGGTTCTAAATCAGACTCGCCCGAGCAACAAGTTGCGTCTTCTGAGGGCAAAGATGAGAATGCTGAGCCACTGCTGGCATCTTCGTCGGCAGGGGCCCTTGGGAGTTTTGATGATCAGGATGATTCGTCTGAGGTGGCTGAGCTTCTTGCTTTGGGTGAGGGAGCAGTGAagcagaagaagagaagaaggccTAAACGTGGGGAAGATTTTAAGTTCACTGAGGCTATAGTGAAGGCTGATTTCTGGCTGCTATTTTTTGTCTACTTTGTTGGTGTTGGCACTGGGGTTACTGTTCTCAATAATCTTGCTCAAATAGGTATTGCCCAAGGGGAGGAAGACACTACCACCTTGCTGTCAATTTTCAGTTTCTGCAATTTTGTGGGGCGGCTTAGTGGAGGAGTTGTTTCGGAACATTTTGTCAG GACAAAAACTATCCCAAGGACAGTCTGGATGACGTGCACGCAGACTGTTATGCTCATTGCATACCTTCTGTTTGCCTATGCTATCAATGGAACCCTTTATCCTGCAATTGCATTTCTTGGTGTCTGCTATGGTGTGCAAGTTTCTGTGATGCTCCCAACTGTTTCCGAGCTTTTTGGTTTGAAGCACTTTGGCGTGTTGAGCAGCTTCATGTCGCTGGGGAATCCAATTGGTGCATTCCTCTTTTCAGCTCTGCTAGCAGGGAACATATATGACAATGAGGCAGCAAAACAGCATGGTATAGGCCTTCTTCTTGATTCTGGTGTTTCCTGCATCGGTCCAAATTGCTTTAAGCTTACCTTTTTCATTCTTGCTGGAGTGTGTATTGCCGGCATCGTCTTTAGTGTTATCCTGACTCTGAGAATTAAGCCTGTTTACCAAATGCTTTATGCTGGAGGCTCTTTCAGGCTACCTCAAACATCTTCAAATCAACGAAAGTAG